The genomic DNA GGCGCGACGTGCGCGCGCCGTTTTCGAGGCGCGGGGGCCGCCGCTGGCTTGAGATTTTCACGCGACAGAAACTCAAGACAGGACAAGACAGATGAAACTCAAGGCTTTGACCCTCGCCGCGCTTATGGCGGCCTCTCCCGCAGTCGCAGACATCAAGGTGATGGACGCTTACGCCCGCTCTGCCAGCCCCACGGCCAAATCCGGCGCGGCCTTCATGGAGATCATGAACACCGGCGAGGCGGATGACAGGCTGATTGCCGCCGCCTCCGATGCCGCCGCCCGGGTGGAGCTGCACACCCATAAGGACATGGGCGAGGGCGTGATGCGGATGATGGAAGTGGAAGAGGGCTTTGCCCTGCCCGCTGGCGGCGCCCATGCGCTGGCCCGTGGCGGCGACCACGTGATGCTGATGGGCCTCACCGCGCCGCTGGAACAGGGCAGCACCATCTCGGTGACGCTCACCTTCGAGCAGGCCGGCGAGATGGTGGTGGAGATCCCGGTGGACAACGAGCGCAAGCCGGAGGCCATGGACCATTCGAAGATGGGCCACTGAGGGCGCTGGCTACGCCTCGATCACCGACATGATGTCTGAAAGCGGCTTTTTGATCTTGGCCGCTTTCGGCACCGTCGCATCCTCCGCCGGATGGCCAACGGCGAGAATCATCACCGGCTTCTCCGAGGCGGGCCGCCCGAGCAGCTCGTTGAGGAACTTCATCGGGTTGGGGGTGTGGGTCAGCGCCACCAGCCCGGCGTGGTGCAGCGCGGCGATCAGAAAGCCGGTGGCGATGCCGACCGACTCGGGCACGTAATAATTTTTGTAGCGGGTGCCGTCGGAGAACTCGCCCCAGCGCTGGGCGAAGATCACGATGAGCCAGGGCGCGACCTCAAGATGCGGCTTGGCGGGGTCGGTGCCCATTGGCTCCAGCGCCTTCAGCCATTCATCCCCGCCTCCCCCGGCGTAAAAGGCCTCTTCCTCCTTCTCGGCAGCCGCCCGGATGGCGGCCTTGGCCTTCGGCCCTTTTATGGCAGCAAAGTGCCACGGCTGATGGTTCGCCCCGGAGGGCGCGCGGCCTGCGGTGGCAATGGCGGCCTCGATCACCGCGCGATCGACCGGGCGGGGGGAGAAGTCGCGCACGGTGTGGCGCTGCTCCATGCTGGCGAGGAAGGCGCGGGCGGCGGCGAGGCTTTCGGCATCGCTCAGATCGGCGCGGTCGGGCAGGGGGATGGGCTCGAAATCGAGCTGGTCTTTTGAGAACATTCTGGGGGCCTCCTTGGCGGCGGAGTTTGCGGGCGCGGGGGCTGCTCATCAAGGCCTGTCGGCCATTCTTCGCAGCTGGGGCGCGGGCCTTCAGGGCCGTAGAGCGGCTTGGAGGCGTTCTTCGACCCATGCGGGGACAAGCTCTGTTGCCGGGCCGTGGCGGGATTGGTCGAAGAGCGGGGTGATCTCGGAGGGCTCTAGGTTGAGCTCCAGCGTCTCGGCCCCGGACTGGCGGGCAAGGCGGACGAAGCCGGCGGCAGGGTAGACCGCACCGGAGGTGCCGATGGAAACGAAGAGCGCGGTTTGCGAAAGAATCTCGCCGATGCGCTCCATGTGATAGGGCACCTCGCCGAACCAGACGACATCGGGCCGGGTGGCAGGCTGGCGGCAGTCGGGGCAGGGATCTTCCAGCGCCATGGCAGGCGGCGCAAGCCAGCGGTGGCCGCAGGCGGCGCAGAGTGCGGTGTGATGCGCCCCATGCATGTGAATCACCTCCGCGCCTCCCTTTTCATGCAGGTCATCGACGTTTTGGGTGATGATGTGCACCGCACCGGGGTAGGACTTTTGCAACTTTCCCAGCGCGTGGTGGGCCGCGTTGGGCTTGGCAGCCCTCACTTTTTCGCGCCGCATGTTGTAGAAATCGAGCACAAGCCCCGGATTGCGGGCAAAGGCCTCGGGGGTGGCGACATCTTCGATGTCATACTGTGCCCAGATGCCGCCCGGGTCGCGAAAGGTGGCGATGCCGCTCTCGGCAGAGATACCGGCGCCGGTGAGAATGGTGATGGGTCGCATGAGGCCTCAGGTTCGGTTAGCCTCGCCAGCATGACTCATCGCGTTCTCTTTGTCTGCCTCGGCAACATCTGCCGCTCCCCCACCGCACACGGCATCTTTGAGGCCAAGGCCCGCGCGGCCGGGCTGGAGGTGGAGGTTGAGGGGGCGGGCACCGGGGCGTGGCATGTGGGCGAGCCGCCGGATCGGCGGATGCAGGCGGCGGCAAAGGCAGCGGGCTATGACCTGAGTGCGCTTAGGGCGCAGAAGTTCACGGCGGCGGATTTTGATCGTTTCGATGCGATTTACGCGATGGACCGCCAGAACCTTGCCGACATCGAAGCGCTGCGCCCGGCGGGCAACGCCACGCCGGTGTCGCTGTTTCTCAGCCACGGCCCGAGTGGGCGTGAAGAGGTGCCCGACCCTTACTATGAGGGCGGGTTTGACGGGGTTGTCGAGATGGTGGCGCAGACCTGCGACGCGATGATCGAAGAGCTGCGCCTCAAAGGCTGATCAGGAGCAGGAGGCGGCGGCGGAGTTGCCGAACTTCTTCCATTTCTTCCAGAAGATCTCATTGCCGGGGTTGTCAGACTGGCGGGTATCTTGCGCCAGCTGCGGCTCGCGGAAGAATTTTGCGCCCTTGCGCTGTTCCGAGCGGCTGAGCTCGAAATCCGCCACCCGCTGGATGCAGGAACACAGCGAGCGCGAGGCCCCCCGGTCGGATTTGATGCAGGCGCGCTCGAGCACCTTGGCCTCGGCCGTGGTGGGCAGGGCGGTGACGGCGGGCAGAGCCATCGCCGCACAGAGGAGGAGAGTGGAAAGGGATTTCATCTGCTGTTTGCCTCGTTCGATCGGTTATCCAATGTGCCGGATGTGCCTCCGGCTGCACGGGGTCGTGATGGCGATAGGATGGCGCGAAACCGGGAAATTTTCAATTGGGCATGTCTTGTGGGGCGCGGGCGGCGAGGGCCAATAGATTGTGCACGGAGCGGAAACGGCCCACTCCGGCGGCTGTGAGGTGACGTGAGTGCGCACGGCCCGGCCGGGCAAGGCCGCGCCGCCCTGCACGCCCGCTTGACGGGGCCTTGAAACCCCCGCATATCACCGCAATGACAGACCTGAAACACATCCGCAATTTCTCCATCGTTGCCCATATCGACCACGGGAAATCCACGCTGGCCGACCGGCTGATTCAGTCGACAGGCACGGTGCAGGACCGCGACATGAAGGAGCAGCTCTTGGACTCGATGGATATCGAGCGGGAGCGGGGCATCACGATCAAGGCGCAGACCGTGCGGATCGACTACAAGGCCGACGACGGTGAGACCTATGTGCTCAACCTCATCGACACGCCCGGCCACGTGGACTTTGCCTATGAGGTTTCGCGCTCGATGCGGGCGGTTGAGGGCTCTCTGCTGGTTGTCGACTCCACGCAAGGGGTTGAGGCGCAGACGCTGGCGAACGTGTATCAGGCGATTGATGCTGACCACGAGATTGTGCCGGTGCTCAACAAGATCGACCTTCCGGCGACAGATTGCGAGCGCGTGGCCGAGCAGATCGAGGATGTGATCGGGATCGACGCGAGCGGGGCGATCCGGGTGAGCGCCAAGACGGGCGTGGGCAT from Oceanicola sp. D3 includes the following:
- a CDS encoding copper chaperone PCu(A)C produces the protein MKLKALTLAALMAASPAVADIKVMDAYARSASPTAKSGAAFMEIMNTGEADDRLIAAASDAAARVELHTHKDMGEGVMRMMEVEEGFALPAGGAHALARGGDHVMLMGLTAPLEQGSTISVTLTFEQAGEMVVEIPVDNERKPEAMDHSKMGH
- a CDS encoding nitroreductase family protein; protein product: MFSKDQLDFEPIPLPDRADLSDAESLAAARAFLASMEQRHTVRDFSPRPVDRAVIEAAIATAGRAPSGANHQPWHFAAIKGPKAKAAIRAAAEKEEEAFYAGGGGDEWLKALEPMGTDPAKPHLEVAPWLIVIFAQRWGEFSDGTRYKNYYVPESVGIATGFLIAALHHAGLVALTHTPNPMKFLNELLGRPASEKPVMILAVGHPAEDATVPKAAKIKKPLSDIMSVIEA
- a CDS encoding NAD-dependent deacylase yields the protein MRPITILTGAGISAESGIATFRDPGGIWAQYDIEDVATPEAFARNPGLVLDFYNMRREKVRAAKPNAAHHALGKLQKSYPGAVHIITQNVDDLHEKGGAEVIHMHGAHHTALCAACGHRWLAPPAMALEDPCPDCRQPATRPDVVWFGEVPYHMERIGEILSQTALFVSIGTSGAVYPAAGFVRLARQSGAETLELNLEPSEITPLFDQSRHGPATELVPAWVEERLQAALRP
- a CDS encoding low molecular weight protein-tyrosine-phosphatase, yielding MTHRVLFVCLGNICRSPTAHGIFEAKARAAGLEVEVEGAGTGAWHVGEPPDRRMQAAAKAAGYDLSALRAQKFTAADFDRFDAIYAMDRQNLADIEALRPAGNATPVSLFLSHGPSGREEVPDPYYEGGFDGVVEMVAQTCDAMIEELRLKG